GTGGTTGGCTATGGATACCGAAGCCGATAGTTTGCATGCGTACCCCGAGAAATTATGTCTCATTCAAGTGAGCGTCCCCGGCCGGGATGACCTGATTGACCCACTTGCCCAAATTGATCTTAACCCGCTTTGGGATGCCTTCAATCAACATGAGCTTTTAATGCATGGTGCCGATTATGATATTCGTCTTTTCAAGCGCGGTTATGATTATACACCGAGAAAAATTTTCGATACCATGCTGGCGGCTCGGTTAACCGGACGCACCCAGTTTGGCTTGGTGCACTTGGTTAAAGAAATCGTCGGGATCGAGTTGGAAAAATCATCGCAGAAAGCCAACTGGGCGCGTAGGCCTTTAACTCCAAAAATGGAGGAGTACGCCCGCAATGATACGCGCCATCTCAAAATTGTTGTGGATGCTTTGCGGGAAGATCTGTGCAAATCCGGCCGTGAACAATGGCATCAACAGGAATGTGAACGCCAAATCCGCGATAATGCGGTGAACCCATCACCTGATCCCGATCAGGTTTGGCGAATCAAGGGTACCGCTCGAATGCAATCGCGGGCTTTGGCGGTGTTGAGGGAACTCTGGCAATGGCGTGAAGGCGAAGCGCGCAAGCGGAATCGGCCGCCATTCTTTGTGCTCTCACCCGACACGATGAGAGATGTGTCCGAACTGGCAGCGCAGGGCAAAGCGTTTACAAATAATCTTCCGCGCCGCATGCCCGATCATCGCAAACTTGAAATCAAGCGCCTGATTACCCGCGCGCAAGAGTTGCCCGATGAAGCATTGCCGATGGTTCATAAATCTCCGCCGCGTAAACACATTTCACCTGCACAGAAAAAGCGTTTTGAAGAATTGCAGGGGCGGCGAGATCGCGAGGCGGGCGAGCTCAGTATTGATCCCACATTGATCGCCAGTCGCGCCACGCTTGTGCGTCTTTCGTGCGAGGCGGATGGCATTTTCGATGAAGTTCTTCCGTGGCAGCGGGCTCTCCTCGGGGTTAGCTAGGGCAGCACTTCCAGTAAAAATCCTTTTAGATATTCCGTTTCGCGTATCGCCGGAATAATCGGGTGATCGGGTGATTGACGATATGTTTCCTTTAGCCGTAGTACCCGCCGAGCGTCGGCGGCCGCGCTCAGGATGGTGTCTAAAAATAAATCGTCATCTACGTGGTGCGAGCAGCAAAACGTCGCCAACATCCCGCCCGGCGATAATAACCGCAGCGCACGCAAGTGAATTTCTTTATAACCGCGCAACGCATCCGGCACAGAAGCACGATTGCGGGTAAACGAAGGGGGATCCAGAATCACCACATCAAATTCGCGGGGTTCTTTGCCTGAATTCCGTTTCAACCAATCAAAGACATTTGCCGTTTCAAAACTCGCCTCCAGATGATTCGCGGTCGCATTTGTGCGCGCCTGAGCTACGGCTTCCTCAGATTGGTCGAGCCCGAGCACTTCGCTTGCGCCGGCCTTCGCCGCGTGTAGAGCGAATCCTCCTTGAAACGTAAAGCAATCGAGAACGCGCTTGCCCTCGCAGTGCGCTGCGACACTTGTGTGGTTGAGTTGCTGGTCGAGATACCCACCTGTCTTGTGCCCTTCCAGCAAATCCATCGCAATCGTGAGTCCGCCCAGTTGCGTTTCCACCGGTTTCGCTAATTCACCGTGAAGGACGCCTTTGCTTTGGGTTAAGCCTTCGAATTCGCGCGCTCGCACGTCGTTGCGTTCCACAATGCAATCCGGCTTCACAAAATCTTTTAACGCCGCAAGAATTAACGGGCGATGCTGTTCCATCCCCGCCGCTGTGATTTGCAAAACCAAGTTGCTCTCATAACGGTCCACAATCAAGCCACTCAATCCGTCGGCTTCGGAACTGATCAGTCGAAGCGACGTGGCATTGGGCATTACCCGTTTCCGATAGGTAATGGCTGCCTGAATTTTTTGTCGCCAAAATACCGCATCCGGTTCATTGCGATGATGAGTCATTAATCGTACAGCAATCTTTGAGGTGTTATGCCAGAAGCCGCGCCCGAGGAAGCGTTGCCGCTGATCCACCACCTCCACCCACGCACCGTCGGGGGGCGGCGTTTCGAGGGGTTGAAGTGAGCGCCGGTAAATCCAGGGGTGGCCTGATCGCACGCGATTGGCATCTCCGGCGCGAAGTTGCAGGATGGGATATTTCAATTTGTAGACAGGTTTTTAAACCAAATGTTTGTGGGCTTTGCTTTCGGCCAGTTGGTTAACGAGCTCGCGGACTTTTTGCGCGTCACGTTTGTGAGCCACGAGTGTGGCATCGGTGGTTTGAATGATCACGCAATCGCGCAGGCCGACGATTGCGATGGGGGTGCGTTGTTTTACCGGGCGCGTGTCAAAAACCACATTCCGCGCGGCATCCACGTGGATGAAATCTGCATTTGCACAATTTCCTTCTGCGTCGGATTTGAGGTGCCGGGCTAAGGCGGGTAATGCGCCGAGGTCGTCCCAGTCAAAATCTCCATTCGCCACGATCACGTTTTGGGCATGCTCCATAACGCCGAAATCAATGGAAACTTTTTTTAAGTCCGGATAATCCTTTTTCAGTGCACGCTTCAATTTGACGGGTGAGCTTGCGATGTGAAACCATTTTTCGCAAACGGCGTGTAATGGTTTTTGGTGTTTGAGCAGGCTCTCAATAATTGTCGGAAAAGAAAAAACGAACATGCCCGCGTTCCAGCGATATTCGCCGCTATTAACCAGTTGCACTGCTTTATCGAAATGCGGTTTCTCCACAAATCGTTCAGCGCGATGGAAGGCGGTTTTATATGGCTTGCGGCCGGAGATGGGGGGAAGTCGATCGCCTGTGTGGATGTAGCCGTAACCCGTCTCGGGGCTGGTGGGTTTGATGCCGATGGTGATGATGGCCTGGCCGCGACTGGCGAGATCAAAGCTGTCTTCAAGAATGCGTTGAAATTTTTTGCTGCCCTTTGCGGAGATCACATGATCAGAGGGCAACACCGCCATGACGCCGGTTGTACTGCGCGCGCCCACCAGTGCGGCGGCCAGGGTGATAGCGGGGCAAGTATCGCGACCACAGGGTTCAGCGATGACGTTGTCCTTCGGGATACGTGGTAGTTGTTTGCGGATTGCGGCGGCTTGTGATTCGTTGGTGATAATGAAAATATTTTTGACCGGCACCAAGGATTTTACTCGTTCAAAGGTATCTTGCAGGAAGGATTTTTTTCCGAGTAAGGCCAGTAACTGTTTGGGTGTGGCTTCCCGGCTGAGCGGCCAAAATCGCTCGCCTTTGCCGCCGGCAAGAATAACCACAAACCGATCTTTCAGGGCGAGCGTGGTTTTTTTTGTTTTATGTTTGGCGGACATGTCAGTATTTTTTGATCGCATCCACGAGCGTTTTCACAAAAGCACCGACTCGTTTGGGCATATCAGTCTTCGTGCCGTGCTCGGCGATTTGATTTACAATCGCGCTTCCGACCACGATGGCATCACTGCACGCCGCCACTTCCCGGGCCTGGTCGGGGTTGGAGATTCCAAATCCAACGGCGATGGGCAGTTCGGTGTGTTGGCGGATGACGTCGGTCATTTGTTCCAGATTAGCGGCCACACTTGATTGCATTCCGGTAACGCCTTCGCGCGAAATGTAATAAATAAATCCGCTGCCGCGCGCGGTGATGGTGGCCACGCGATCTTCGGGGGTGGTGGGGGCGACGAGCCAAATACTGCAAATATCAGCTTCGCGCATGAGGGCTTCGTATTGGTCAGCCTCTTCGGGAGGGAGATCCAGCGCGAGGATTCCGTCCACGCCTGCTTCGGCAGCGGCGGTGATAAATTCAGCCAACCCGCGCCGGTGGATGAGGTTGTAGTATATATAGAGGACGATTGGAATTTGTGAGTGCTTACGGATGGCGGCGATGGTTTCGAGCAACTTAGCGGGCGTGGTGCCGCTGGCGAGGCCGCGCTGGGCGGCGAGTTGGTTGACAAGGCCATCGGCGAGCGGATCGCTAAAGGGGACGCCCAGTTCAAGAATGTCAACGCCCGCGGCATCGAGAGCCACGGCGAGTTTTTCCGTGGCGTCAAGATTGGGGTCACCTGCGCCAATATAGGCAACGAAGCCTTTTTGGCCTGTCGTTCGCAGTTCGGCAAAACGCTGATTGATTCGATTCATCCGTGCGGTAGTCTATCAACTCGCGTGGACGGAAGCGAGCCGAAGCCCTTCCAGTGTGAGGAGGGGGCGCACTGCGTTAATCTCCGGACACTGTCGCGCGATAATTTTTGAAGCGCCGCCGGTGGCGATTACGGGGAGTTTGCGAACTTTTAATTCGCGCCGCAACTCGTCAATCAGTCCGCTGATGAGCCCGCGATACCCGTGGACTGCGCCAATGCGCATGGCTTGTTCGGTGGATTTACCGATGGCGGTGTTTGAATCGCGGATTTTAATTCGCGGCAGCAGTGCGGTTTTTTCGTGCAAATAATCGGTCATGGCCGAAAGCCCCGGAGCGATGATGCCGCCGATGTATCGGCCTTGCGCATCGACGATATCAAACGTTACCGCGGTGCCAAAATCAATAATGACCACGGGCGCTCCAAAGTATCCGATCCCCGCACGCGCGTTGGCCAGGCGATCGGGGCCGATGGTCGACGGTTTTGGATAAAAGGTTTCAAGCCCACAATTGCGATGGGTGATGACCTCTGTTTTCAATCCCAATTCACGCAATACTTTTCGTGCCGTGCGCGTGGCGGCGGGCACAACACTACACAAGGTGGCGGTCGATACAGCGTTTTTTATAATGAATTGTTGCAGCCATTTTTTCGCACGAATCCCCTGCCAATCTTTCGTTGGGAAAATATCGTGCGGCGCAATGCGTTTGCCGCGCGCAATTCCGGCGTGGGTGTGGGTGTTGCCAATGTCAAGCAGCAGAATCATTGTGTTATTCAGTAAGTGTAACTTCGCCGCCGATGATGCGCTCAATGCGACCGTGTTCGGTGCGAATTAATAATGCGCCGTTTTCATCCAGTGCCTCGGCGCGTCCGCGCACGTGGCGGGTGCCCATATTGATGGTGGCCAACTTTCCGAGAGTGCTGCAGTGGCTGGCCCATTCCTCCGCGACAGCGGTGAAGTCGCCGGCGAGGATGCGCGCGTATTCGCGGTCCAGCTCACGTAGCACCATTTCGGCAAGATCCGCGCGTGAAATTGGTTTTCCGGTGGCTAGTTTGAGTGAAGTGGCAATGTCTCTCAAATCAGTTGGGAATTCGCTGGCGGTTTGGTTGACGTCAATGCCGATGCCGAGGATGACCGAGCGCACGTGCTCAAGTTCGGCGCTCATTTCGGTGAGGATGCCGGCGACTTTTTTGCCGTTGATCAAGAGGTCGTTGGGCCATTTGATTTCCGGTGTGATTCCAGTAATGGATTGGATGGCCCGCACGAGTGCGTTGGCTGATGCTGCGGTGAGTTGGGTGCATTCACTCGGGGCAAGGCTCGGGCGAAGAAGGATTGAAAACCATAAGCCGCGCCCGGTGGGCGAGGACCATCGTCGGCCCATTCGGCCGCGCCCGGCGGACTGGCTTTCAGCAAAAATCACAAGTCCTTCCGGATGATTTTCCAGCGCGGCTTGACTAACCTCGTCATTAGTGGAGGTGGTTTGAGCCAGTACGTGAATGGCGTTGCCGACGACTTGTCCTTTCTCTTGGCGTGATTGGAGATCCACCGCCAGGAGTGCGCTCGGGGCGGAGACAAGTTGATATCCACGATGCGGGCTGGCGATGATTTCGAAGCCGCCTTCGCGCAGAGTTTCAATGTGCGACCACACTGCGGCGCGGGTGACGCCGAGTTGCCGGCATAGATCCGTGCCGGCTACTCCCTCGGGATGGGCGCGTAGGGCGGCGAGTAGTTGCGCGGCCGATGTCATTGAGTTGGGGTAAAATCCATGGCGATATCGACCGCTACAGCGGAATGCGTGAGCGCGCCTACGGAGATGTAATTGACGCCGGTTTCAGCAACGGCGCGGATGGTGTCGACCGTGATGCCGCCGCTGGCTTCAATTTGGCTGCGGCCATCGATGAGGGCCACGGCTTCGCGCAGCATTTCTGGCGGCATGTTGTCGAGCAGGATTATATCCGCGCCGGCCTTGGCGGCAGCGTCGGCCTGATCGAGAGTGTCGGCTTCGACCTCCACTTTTAATTCCGGCGCGGCCTCATGCGCGCGCGCCACGGCTCCAGCCACCGGCTCGGGGCCGGGGAGGGCGGCGAGGTGGTTGTCTTTGATCATGATGAGGTCATCAAGCCCGCGCCGGTGATTTCGTGCGCCGCCGCATTGTACCGCGTATTTTTCAAATGCGCGCCAGCCCGGCGTGGTTTTGCGTGTGTCGAGAATCAGCACGCCCGTACCGCGCACTGCCTCCACATAACGCGCCGCTTGCGTGGCGATGCCAGAGAGGCGCTGGAGGTAATTTAGTGCAGTTCGCTCGGCGGTGAGGAGTGCCCGACACGGGGCGGTAATTTCGAGGATTGTTTCACCAAGGATAAGGTCATTGCCATCCTCGACGGGAGCGTTAAAAATTGCATCGCCCGAAAGTTGGGTGAACGCTGCTTTCGCAAGCGCAAGGCCACATAGGGTTAGGGGCTCGCGTGCCACGATAATTGCGCGCCCCATGGCGTTGGCCGGCAGCAATGTGTTGGTCGTCACATCGCCCGCACCAACATCCTCGATAAGAGCGCGTTCCACGTGTTGTTGGATCAGTTGTTCGTCGAGTGCGGCCACGGGCTATTCTTGAAGTGTACCACGCGTTGTGGCAAACCGTTTTCCTGTTTCATATGAAATTAAGACGAAAAAAGGTGTCATTTTTGCGTCATCTGTGGCAGATTAATTTCATGGCGAACGTCATAATTCGACCCGAATGGCATCTACCGGAATCTGCGGTGACTCCAGAATCAACCTATCGTAACCGTCGGCAATTTATTAAGTCACTTGGCTTGGGCGCGGGCTTGGGGGGGGGCTTACTGGCTCACGACGCCGTGGCGGCAGCAGGGGCAGCGACGGCGGCTCAAAACGCCAAACTCTATCCCGGTAAACGCAACGCCAAATACAATCCCAATTTCCGGCCTACCCAGCAAAAGTGGGCCACGGGCTATAATAATTTTTATGAGTTTTCTACCAACAAATTTCAAGTGCAAGGATTGGTGGGGAATTTCCGCATCGAACCGTGGCCGGTGACGGTTGGCGGGTTGTGCAAAAAACCATTCAAGATGGACGCGCAGGATTTGGTGGCTAAGTTTGGCGTTGAAGAGCGGGTGTATCGGTTTCGTTGCGTGGAAGGGTGGGGGATGATTTTGCCGTGGTCAGGATTTTCACTGCGGCGATTGATTGAACTGGCCGAGCCAACCAATGAAGCCAAGTTTGTGAAATTCACCACCGCGA
The genomic region above belongs to Limisphaerales bacterium and contains:
- the msrP gene encoding protein-methionine-sulfoxide reductase catalytic subunit MsrP, yielding MANVIIRPEWHLPESAVTPESTYRNRRQFIKSLGLGAGLGGGLLAHDAVAAAGAATAAQNAKLYPGKRNAKYNPNFRPTQQKWATGYNNFYEFSTNKFQVQGLVGNFRIEPWPVTVGGLCKKPFKMDAQDLVAKFGVEERVYRFRCVEGWGMILPWSGFSLRRLIELAEPTNEAKFVKFTTAMVPKQMPGIARLPQYPWPYTEGLRIAEAMHDLTFVATGMYGKPLPKQNGAPIRLVVPWKYGYKSIKSIVKIEFVAKQPKTLWNTLSAVEYPFESNVDPAKPHPRWSQASEEMKGMNGLRVRTLKYNGYGAVAGLYQR
- a CDS encoding class I SAM-dependent rRNA methyltransferase → MKYPILQLRAGDANRVRSGHPWIYRRSLQPLETPPPDGAWVEVVDQRQRFLGRGFWHNTSKIAVRLMTHHRNEPDAVFWRQKIQAAITYRKRVMPNATSLRLISSEADGLSGLIVDRYESNLVLQITAAGMEQHRPLILAALKDFVKPDCIVERNDVRAREFEGLTQSKGVLHGELAKPVETQLGGLTIAMDLLEGHKTGGYLDQQLNHTSVAAHCEGKRVLDCFTFQGGFALHAAKAGASEVLGLDQSEEAVAQARTNATANHLEASFETANVFDWLKRNSGKEPREFDVVILDPPSFTRNRASVPDALRGYKEIHLRALRLLSPGGMLATFCCSHHVDDDLFLDTILSAAADARRVLRLKETYRQSPDHPIIPAIRETEYLKGFLLEVLP
- a CDS encoding tryptophan synthase subunit alpha; its protein translation is MNRINQRFAELRTTGQKGFVAYIGAGDPNLDATEKLAVALDAAGVDILELGVPFSDPLADGLVNQLAAQRGLASGTTPAKLLETIAAIRKHSQIPIVLYIYYNLIHRRGLAEFITAAAEAGVDGILALDLPPEEADQYEALMREADICSIWLVAPTTPEDRVATITARGSGFIYYISREGVTGMQSSVAANLEQMTDVIRQHTELPIAVGFGISNPDQAREVAACSDAIVVGSAIVNQIAEHGTKTDMPKRVGAFVKTLVDAIKKY
- a CDS encoding biotin--[acetyl-CoA-carboxylase] ligase; the protein is MTSAAQLLAALRAHPEGVAGTDLCRQLGVTRAAVWSHIETLREGGFEIIASPHRGYQLVSAPSALLAVDLQSRQEKGQVVGNAIHVLAQTTSTNDEVSQAALENHPEGLVIFAESQSAGRGRMGRRWSSPTGRGLWFSILLRPSLAPSECTQLTAASANALVRAIQSITGITPEIKWPNDLLINGKKVAGILTEMSAELEHVRSVILGIGIDVNQTASEFPTDLRDIATSLKLATGKPISRADLAEMVLRELDREYARILAGDFTAVAEEWASHCSTLGKLATINMGTRHVRGRAEALDENGALLIRTEHGRIERIIGGEVTLTE
- a CDS encoding HRDC domain-containing protein, with product MSKLSPRLKPEARRGEGNGLNSRRVIHRNDQLQELLPALREAEWLAMDTEADSLHAYPEKLCLIQVSVPGRDDLIDPLAQIDLNPLWDAFNQHELLMHGADYDIRLFKRGYDYTPRKIFDTMLAARLTGRTQFGLVHLVKEIVGIELEKSSQKANWARRPLTPKMEEYARNDTRHLKIVVDALREDLCKSGREQWHQQECERQIRDNAVNPSPDPDQVWRIKGTARMQSRALAVLRELWQWREGEARKRNRPPFFVLSPDTMRDVSELAAQGKAFTNNLPRRMPDHRKLEIKRLITRAQELPDEALPMVHKSPPRKHISPAQKKRFEELQGRRDREAGELSIDPTLIASRATLVRLSCEADGIFDEVLPWQRALLGVS
- the nadC gene encoding carboxylating nicotinate-nucleotide diphosphorylase yields the protein MAALDEQLIQQHVERALIEDVGAGDVTTNTLLPANAMGRAIIVAREPLTLCGLALAKAAFTQLSGDAIFNAPVEDGNDLILGETILEITAPCRALLTAERTALNYLQRLSGIATQAARYVEAVRGTGVLILDTRKTTPGWRAFEKYAVQCGGARNHRRGLDDLIMIKDNHLAALPGPEPVAGAVARAHEAAPELKVEVEADTLDQADAAAKAGADIILLDNMPPEMLREAVALIDGRSQIEASGGITVDTIRAVAETGVNYISVGALTHSAVAVDIAMDFTPTQ
- a CDS encoding mannose-1-phosphate guanylyltransferase yields the protein MSAKHKTKKTTLALKDRFVVILAGGKGERFWPLSREATPKQLLALLGKKSFLQDTFERVKSLVPVKNIFIITNESQAAAIRKQLPRIPKDNVIAEPCGRDTCPAITLAAALVGARSTTGVMAVLPSDHVISAKGSKKFQRILEDSFDLASRGQAIITIGIKPTSPETGYGYIHTGDRLPPISGRKPYKTAFHRAERFVEKPHFDKAVQLVNSGEYRWNAGMFVFSFPTIIESLLKHQKPLHAVCEKWFHIASSPVKLKRALKKDYPDLKKVSIDFGVMEHAQNVIVANGDFDWDDLGALPALARHLKSDAEGNCANADFIHVDAARNVVFDTRPVKQRTPIAIVGLRDCVIIQTTDATLVAHKRDAQKVRELVNQLAESKAHKHLV
- a CDS encoding type III pantothenate kinase; the encoded protein is MILLLDIGNTHTHAGIARGKRIAPHDIFPTKDWQGIRAKKWLQQFIIKNAVSTATLCSVVPAATRTARKVLRELGLKTEVITHRNCGLETFYPKPSTIGPDRLANARAGIGYFGAPVVIIDFGTAVTFDIVDAQGRYIGGIIAPGLSAMTDYLHEKTALLPRIKIRDSNTAIGKSTEQAMRIGAVHGYRGLISGLIDELRRELKVRKLPVIATGGASKIIARQCPEINAVRPLLTLEGLRLASVHAS